A genomic window from Scatophagus argus isolate fScaArg1 chromosome 17, fScaArg1.pri, whole genome shotgun sequence includes:
- the lrrc69 gene encoding leucine-rich repeat-containing protein 69 — protein sequence MAESVIRALYGKGTSLNLTSKKMNEVPTCISRLTNLSVLLLNNNSITALPAELLSLKHLAELNLGNNALKELPAVLGHLESLKKLYLFSNQITAVPPEVISGLQNLAVLNLNHNQIQRLPPEIKSLSRLQHLSMLDNKLEEVPAELGHLRSLTEINLTSNCLSQLPWQLSQCKELTKLYVARNKLTSLPEGINELAKLQVLDVAGNKLSMFPVKFHLLPLKELYFEGNGFVRCEPMSSVQDAEVLSLKELVARFVLQEDRNRSSLVHRMLPHYPLLTAMLATGSCCALCLDPFLTTWLECVHFINLKKDMKMRSGLTIPVRARLCSHKCFNTDGHPYYGVAGSLKMN from the exons ATGGCTGAGTCAGTGATTAGAGCTTTGTATGGTAAGGGAACATCTTTAAATTTGACGTCGAAGAAGATGAACGAGGTTCCCACATGTATTTCCAGATTAACAAACCTCTCAGTTCTCCTGTTGAACAACAACTCAATTACAGCCCTGCCTGCAGAGCTGCTCTCGCTAAAACAT CTGGCTGAGCTGAATTTGGGAAATAATGCCTTGAAGGAGCTTCCCGCTGTTTTGGGCCATCTGGAGTCCTTGAAGAAACTGTATCTGTTCAGCAACCAAATTACAGCAGTGCCACCTGAGGTGATCA gTGGATTACAAAACCTTGCTGTGCTCAATTTGAACCACAATCAAATTCAAAGACTTCCACCAGAGATTAAAAG TTTGAGTAGGCTTCAGCATCTCAGCATGTTGGACAATAAGCTGGAGGAGGTCCCTGCTGAGTTGGGCCACCTCAGGAGCTTGACTGAGATAAACTTGACCTCCAATTGTTTGTCTCAACTGCCGTGGCAGCTGTCCCAGTGTAAAGAACTAACCAAATTGTATGTCGCCAGAAACAAGCTGACCAGCCTACCAGAG GGAATTAATGAACTGGCAAAACTCCAAGTTCTAGATGTGGCTGGGAACAAATTGTCGATGTTTCCAGTTAAG TTTCACCTGCTGCCCCTGAAGGAGCTTTACTTTGAAGGCAACGGGTTTGTGCGCTGTGAGCCGATGTCATCAGTGCAGGATGCAGAGGTGCTTTCATTAAAG GAACTGGTCGCCAGATTTGTGTTGCAGGAGGACAGGAACAGGTCCTCTCTGGTCCACAGAATGCTACCTCACTACCCACTCCTGACAGCCATGTTGGCCACTGGCAGCTGTTGTGCACTCTGCCTCGACCCGTTCCTCACCACGTGGCtggagtgtgtgcattttatcaATCTGAAGAAG GACATGAAAATGAGGAGTGGGCTGACGATTCCAGTGCGCGCCCGTCTTTGTTCGCACAAGTGCTTTAATACAGATGGACACCCCTACTATGGTGTTGCAGgttcattaaaaatgaactaa
- the otud6b gene encoding deubiquitinase OTUD6B isoform X2: protein MEEDTVDTPEEQLAKQHRKEKKDMQAKIQRMKNAVPKNDKKKRKQLTEDIAKLEADLNLKHEEEFRQLKSTADTKMEDVLNEMEAVKMEDGEQEEIKPLRVTKAQKRRDKKAAQEKERESRIAEAEVQNLQGVRHQEGLILAQKLAQQQLQIKEISSDGHCMFRAIEDQLAQRSQPGLTMSMKELRSRTAEHMRAHADDFLPFLTNPNTGDIYTTDEFEKYCSDVEHTAAWGGQLELRALTQVLHLPIEVIQANSSTIKIGEEFDSKPITLVYMRHAYGLGEHYNSVERLKDPANAEDS, encoded by the exons ATGGAGGAGGATACGGTGGACACACCGGAGGAGCAGCTGGCCAAGCAGCACCgcaaggaaaagaaagataTGCAAG ctaaAATCCAGAGAATGAAAAATGCAGTCCccaaaaatgacaagaaaaagaggaaacagttgACTGAGGACATTGCCAAACTAGAGGCTGACCTCAACCTGAAACATGAGGAGGAATTCAGGCAACTCAAATCTACAGCTGACACAAAG ATGGAAGATGTGTTAAATGAAATGGAGGCTGTGAAAATGGAGGATGGAGAACAGGAAGAGATCAAACCGCTGCGTGTGACCAAAGCCCAGAAGAGAAGG GACAAGAAGGCTGcccaggagaaggagagggagagtaGGATAGCAGAGGCTGAGGTACAAAACCTGCAGGGTGTGAGGCACCAGGAAGGTCTGATTCTGGCTCAGAAACTTGCCCAGCAACAGCTTCAGATCAAGGAGATCTCTTCTGATGGCCACTGCATGTTCCGTGCCATTGAAGATCAACTGGCACAGCGATCGCAG CCTGGGTTAACAATGAGCATGAAAGAACTGCGGTCCCGCACTGCTGAGCACATGAGAGCCCATGCTGATGACTTCCTGCCTTTCCTCACCAACCCGAACACTGGTGACATATACACAACAG ATGAGTTTGAGAAATACTGCAGTGACGTGGAACACACAGCAGCCTGGGGTGGACAACTAGAA TTGCGAGCTTTGACCCAAGTTCTTCACTTGCCAATAGAAGTAATCCAGGCCAACTCCTCAACCATAAAGATCGGGGAGGAATTTGATAGTAAACCTATCACCCTTGT TTATATGCGTCACGCCTATGGACTAGGAGAGCACTATAACTCTGTGGAGCGGCTAAAGGATCCGGCCAATGCAGAGGACAGCTGA
- the otud6b gene encoding deubiquitinase OTUD6B isoform X1, translated as MEEDTVDTPEEQLAKQHRKEKKDMQAKIQRMKNAVPKNDKKKRKQLTEDIAKLEADLNLKHEEEFRQLKSTADTKSHKMEDVLNEMEAVKMEDGEQEEIKPLRVTKAQKRRDKKAAQEKERESRIAEAEVQNLQGVRHQEGLILAQKLAQQQLQIKEISSDGHCMFRAIEDQLAQRSQPGLTMSMKELRSRTAEHMRAHADDFLPFLTNPNTGDIYTTDEFEKYCSDVEHTAAWGGQLELRALTQVLHLPIEVIQANSSTIKIGEEFDSKPITLVYMRHAYGLGEHYNSVERLKDPANAEDS; from the exons ATGGAGGAGGATACGGTGGACACACCGGAGGAGCAGCTGGCCAAGCAGCACCgcaaggaaaagaaagataTGCAAG ctaaAATCCAGAGAATGAAAAATGCAGTCCccaaaaatgacaagaaaaagaggaaacagttgACTGAGGACATTGCCAAACTAGAGGCTGACCTCAACCTGAAACATGAGGAGGAATTCAGGCAACTCAAATCTACAGCTGACACAAAG TCTCACAAGATGGAAGATGTGTTAAATGAAATGGAGGCTGTGAAAATGGAGGATGGAGAACAGGAAGAGATCAAACCGCTGCGTGTGACCAAAGCCCAGAAGAGAAGG GACAAGAAGGCTGcccaggagaaggagagggagagtaGGATAGCAGAGGCTGAGGTACAAAACCTGCAGGGTGTGAGGCACCAGGAAGGTCTGATTCTGGCTCAGAAACTTGCCCAGCAACAGCTTCAGATCAAGGAGATCTCTTCTGATGGCCACTGCATGTTCCGTGCCATTGAAGATCAACTGGCACAGCGATCGCAG CCTGGGTTAACAATGAGCATGAAAGAACTGCGGTCCCGCACTGCTGAGCACATGAGAGCCCATGCTGATGACTTCCTGCCTTTCCTCACCAACCCGAACACTGGTGACATATACACAACAG ATGAGTTTGAGAAATACTGCAGTGACGTGGAACACACAGCAGCCTGGGGTGGACAACTAGAA TTGCGAGCTTTGACCCAAGTTCTTCACTTGCCAATAGAAGTAATCCAGGCCAACTCCTCAACCATAAAGATCGGGGAGGAATTTGATAGTAAACCTATCACCCTTGT TTATATGCGTCACGCCTATGGACTAGGAGAGCACTATAACTCTGTGGAGCGGCTAAAGGATCCGGCCAATGCAGAGGACAGCTGA
- the LOC124074282 gene encoding ras-related protein Rab-5A → MANRGGATRPNGPNAGNKICQFKLVLLGESAVGKSSLVLRFVKGQFHEFQESTIGAAFLTQTVCLDDTTVKFEIWDTAGQERYHSLAPMYYRGAQAAIVVYDITNEESFARAKNWVKELQRQASPNIVIALSGNKADLANKRAVDFQDAQSYADDNSLLFMETSAKTSMNVNEIFMAIAKRLPKSEPQAPGASSGRNRGVDLTEAAQPAKAPCCSN, encoded by the exons ATGGCCAATCGGGGAGGTGCTACGAGACCCAATGGACCCAATGCAGGGAATAAGATCTGTCAGTTTAAGCTGGTGCTGTTGGGGGAGTCAGCTGTTGGGAAGTCCAGCTTAGTGCTCCGCTTCGTAAAGGGTCAGTTCCATGAATTCCAGGAGAGCACAATAGGAG CTGCCTTTCTCACCCAGACAGTGTGTCTAGATGACACAACGGTGAAGTTTGAAATATGGGACACTGCAGGTCAGGAGCGCTACCACAGTTTGGCACCCATGTATTACAGAGGAGCACAGGCCGCCATTGTTGTCTACGACATCACAAACGAG GAGTCCTTTGCACGGGCAAAGAACTGGGTGAAAGAGCTGCAAAGACAAGCTAGCCCTAATATAGTCATTGCTCTGTCAGGCAACAAGGCTGATCTAGCCAACAAGAGAGCTGTCGACTTCCAG GATGCCCAGTCCTACGCAGATGACAACAGTTTACTTTTCATGGAGACATCGGCCAAGACATCTATGAATGTGAATGAGATATTTATGGCTATTG cAAAGAGATTGCCGAAGAGTGAGCCTCAGGCTCCAGGAGCCAGCAGCGGGCGGAACCGAGGAGTGGACCTGACAGAAGCTGCCCAGCCAGCCAAGGCTCCTTGCTGCAGTAACTAA
- the kat2b gene encoding histone acetyltransferase KAT2B: protein MTDSAGIQQGSPAIGAAGLVPAAPGAGGTEGSGTAGGSARIAVKKAQLRSSPRPKKLEKLGVYSSCKAEGACKCNGWKSQNPPPTPPRTDQQSNTVNLQEPCRSCSHTLGDHVTHLENVSEEEMNRLLGIVLDVEYLYTCVHKEEDADTKQVYFSLFKLLRKSILQMGKPMLEAQESPPFEKPSIEQGVNNFVQYKFSHLPSKERQTIMELAKMFLNQINYWQLETPSQRRQRVPNDDAAGYKANYTRWLCYCNVPQFCDSLPRYETTQIFGRTLLRSVFTVMRKQLLEQARQEKDKLPPEKRTLILTHFPKFLSMLEEEVYSHSSPIWSQDFLAGASGGQIPIHTVISAPPVSRPLYYSTSPVSVDPSTCGSVSPARKTASVLESNPVGEKRKPSEALPHEENKRPRVVGDIPMDLINEVMSTITDPAAIPETSLLSAHSARDEAARLEERRGVIEFHVIGNSLNQKPNKRILMWLVGLQNVFSHQLPRMPKEYITRLVFDPKHKTLSLIKDGRVIGGICFRMFPSQGFTEIVFCAVTSNEQVKGYGTHLMNHLKEYHIKHEILNFLTYADEYAIGYFKKQGFSKDIKVPKAKYVGYIKDYEGATLMGCELNPSIPYTEFSVIIKKQKEIIKKLIERKQAQIRKVYPGLSCFKEGVRQIPIESIPGIRETGWKPAGKGKELKDPDQLYSTLKTILQHVKSHQNAWPFMEPVKKTEAPGYYQVIRFPMDLKTMSERLKSRYYTTRKLFMADMQRIFTNCREYNPPESEYYKCANLLEKFFYTKIKEAGLIEK, encoded by the exons ATGACCGACAGCGCTGGGATTCAGCAAGGTTCACCGGCCATCGGTGCAGCGGGCTTGGTTCCGGCCGCTCCTGGGGCCGGGGGGACGGAGGGCTCCGGCACCGCTGGAGGATCCGCACGTATCGCCGTGAAGAAGGCGCAACTCCGCTCCTCACCTCGGCCGAAGAAACTGGAAAAACTCGGCGTGTATTCATCCTGCAAA GCTGAGGGAGCCTGTAAGTGTAATGGGTGGAAAAGTCAGAACCCCCCTCCTACACCCCCACGAACTGACCAGCAGTCCAACACAGTCAACCTGCAGGAGCCCTGCCGGAGCTGTTCTCATACATTGG GTGATCATGTGACCCATCTCGAAAACGTgtctgaggaggaaatgaaCAGACTTCTAGGTATCGTCCTGGATGTGGAGTATCTCTACACCTGTGTACACAAAGAGGAAGATGCTGACACGAAACAGGTCTACTTTTCCCTCTTCAAA ctgctgaGGAAATCCATCCTGCAGATGGGTAAGCCGATGTTAGAAGCACAGGAGAGTCCTCCATTTGAAAAACCCAGCATTGAGCAG GGGGTGAACAATTTTGTCCAGTACAAATTCAGCCACCTGCCATCTAAGGAGCGTCAGACCATTATGGAGCTGGCCAAGATGTTTCTCAACCAGATCAACTACTGGCAGCTGGAGACGCCCTCCCAGAGACGCCAGAGGGTTCCGAATGACGATGCAGCTGGATACAAAGCCAACTACACCAG ATGGCTCTGCTACTGCAATGTGCCTCAGTTCTGTGACAGTCTGCCCCGGTATGAGACCACTCAGATCTTCGGCCGGACGTTGCTGCGTTCGGTGTTCACTGTGATGAGGAAACAACTCCTGGAGCAGGCCCGACAGGAAAAGGACAAGCTGCCACCTGAGAAACGTACACTCATCCTCACACACTTTCCcaa GTTTTTGTCTATGCTAGAGGAGGAGGTGTACAGCCACAGTTCTCCGATCTGGAGCCAAGATTTTTTGGCAGGAGCATCAGGAGGGCAGATTCCTAtccacacag TTATCAGTGCGCCCCCAGTGTCCAGGCCGTTGTACTACAGCACCAGTCCTGTGTCAGTGGACCCATCGACCTGTGGGAGTGTCAGTCCTGCCAGGAAAACAGCCTCTGTACTGGAGTCAAACCCAG TTGGAGAAAAGCGCAAACCCTCGGAGGCCCTGCCCCACGAGGAAAACAAGAGACCCAGGGTGGTGGGTGACATCCCCATGGACCTCATCAATGAAGTCATGTCAACCATCACAGACCCTGCAGCAATTCCAGAG ACCAGTCTGCTGTCAGCTCACTCTGCACGCGACGAAGCTGCTCGTCTAGAGGAGCGCAGGGGAGTGATTGAATTCCACGTTATCGGTAACTCCCTGAACCAGAAGCCCAATAAGAGGATCTTGATGTGGCTCGTTGGCCTCCAGAACGTGTTTTCCCACCAGCTGCCCCGCATGCCCAAAGAATACATCACACGGCTGGTCTTTGATCC gaaGCACAAGACACTGTCACTGATCAAAGATGGCCGTGTGATCGGAGGGATCTGCTTTCGGATGTTTCCGTCGCAAGGCTTTACAGAGATCGTCTTTTGTGCTGTCACCTCCAACGAACAGGTCAAG GGTTATGGGACCCATTTAATGAATCACCTAAAGGAATATCACATAAAGCACGAAATCCTCAACTTCCTCACGTATGCCGATGAGTACGCAATTGGTTACTTCAAGAAACAG GGTTTTTCAAAGGACATCAAGGTTCCCAAGGCCAAATATGTGGGCTACATCAAGGACTACGAGGGAGCCACACTCATGGGTTGTGAGCTCAACCCCAGCATTCCCTACACAGAGTTTTCTGTTATTATCAAGAAGCAGaaggag ATAATCAAGAAGCTTATAGAGAGGAAGCAGGCTCAGATCAGAAAAGTCTACCCAGGGCTTTCCTGTTTTAAGGAAGGAGTTCGACAGATTCCCATTGAGAGTATTCCTGGCATAC GCGAAACTGGCTGGAAGCCTGCAGGTAAAGG GAAGGAACTGAAGGACCCAGATCAACTGTACAGCACTCTGAAGACCATCCTCCAGCATGTGAAG AGTCACCAAAACGCTTGGCCGTTCATGGAGCCAGTGAAGAAAACTGAGGCACCTGGGTACTACCAAGTCATTCGCTTCCCTATGG ACCTTAAGACAATGAGCGAGCGGCTGAAGAGCAGGTACTACACAACGCGCAAGTTGTTCATGGCTGACATGCAGCGCATCTTCACCAACTGTCGTGAATACAACCCTCCAGAGAGCGAGTACTACAAGTGTGCCAACTTATTAGAGAAATTCTTCTACACAAAGATCAAAGAAGCAGGTCTCATCGAGAAGTAG